In a genomic window of Thermoproteus tenax Kra 1:
- the pyrI gene encoding aspartate carbamoyltransferase regulatory subunit yields the protein MNKELIVSKIKEGTVIDHIPAGRALAVLRLLGISGKEGTRVALVMNVESKKLGRKDIVKIEGRELTPDEVDIISAVAPSATINIIRNYEVVAKHKVKPPQVIKGRFRCRNPNCVTNLPREPIATSFVLIKSEPLTFACEYCGRYHTLEELV from the coding sequence ATGAACAAGGAGCTCATAGTCAGTAAGATAAAGGAGGGGACTGTAATCGACCACATCCCCGCCGGCAGAGCGTTAGCAGTCCTCCGACTATTGGGGATCTCAGGCAAGGAGGGCACCAGAGTGGCGCTCGTCATGAATGTAGAATCCAAGAAGCTGGGCCGTAAGGACATAGTAAAGATAGAGGGAAGGGAATTGACGCCAGATGAGGTGGATATAATATCGGCGGTGGCCCCCTCCGCCACTATAAACATAATCAGAAACTACGAGGTTGTTGCAAAACACAAGGTCAAACCGCCTCAGGTGATAAAGGGCAGATTTAGATGTAGAAATCCCAACTGTGTCACGAACCTCCCCAGAGAGCCCATAGCCACCTCGTTTGTGTTGATCAAAAGCGAGCCGCTCACTTTCGCTTGCGAGTACTGCGGCCGCTATCACACGCTTGAAGAGCTAGTCTGA
- a CDS encoding orotidine 5'-phosphate decarboxylase / HUMPS family protein, which yields MRPVIVALDTDLKRALSIAEQLREEVAGFKIGWDLVLEAGLDPIRRISKLGQVIVDLKLADIPYVVNRVVNKVVEAGACCAIAHGLIAPSLEPDQRIYLLVRMTTPTLYDDLWRQLVPTAGKFRGAVAPGNAPSTVAEVRKVLGCSARIISPGIGAQGGKPGDAIRAGADFEIVGRYLIEEPSRISQWDKLKPTCWNSI from the coding sequence ATGCGTCCAGTCATCGTCGCGTTGGATACTGATCTTAAAAGGGCTTTGTCTATCGCCGAGCAGCTCAGAGAGGAGGTAGCTGGCTTTAAGATCGGATGGGACTTAGTTTTAGAGGCAGGCCTCGATCCTATAAGGAGGATCTCCAAGTTGGGCCAAGTGATAGTCGACTTAAAGTTGGCAGATATACCCTATGTAGTAAACAGAGTTGTTAATAAGGTCGTTGAGGCTGGGGCTTGTTGCGCCATAGCTCACGGGCTCATAGCGCCAAGCCTAGAGCCAGATCAGCGTATATACCTCCTCGTGAGAATGACGACGCCCACGCTCTATGACGATCTCTGGAGACAGCTTGTGCCCACGGCTGGAAAGTTCAGAGGCGCCGTGGCGCCAGGCAACGCCCCCTCTACAGTGGCCGAGGTAAGAAAGGTCTTAGGGTGTAGCGCCAGAATAATATCGCCGGGCATAGGCGCTCAAGGCGGCAAGCCAGGAGACGCCATAAGGGCCGGCGCCGATTTTGAGATAGTCGGCCGCTACCTAATCGAGGAGCCCTCCAGGATATCGCAGTGGGATAAGCTTAAGCCGACCTGTTGGAACTCCATATGA
- the pyrB gene encoding aspartate carbamoyltransferase encodes MSWRGRDVVSIRDFTRRDLEELFDKTRQMEAHARGRLDLLKGKILAVAFFEPSTRTRLSFETAMKRLGGDVIGFSSAEGTSVEKGETLADTIRMLDSYADAIVIRHRAEGAAKFAAEVAEAPVINAGDGAFNHPTQAMLDLYTIWRIKGRVDGLRVGIMGDLKYARTVNSLLEGLALFDVDVYLISPEFLRPRQETLDYIESRGLKYKLLAKVEEILPDLDVLYVVRIQKERFLDPLEYERVKGSYKVTAHMLKGAKEDLIVLHPLPRVDELDPSVDKTRHAAYFKQAAYGVPLRMALLSLILS; translated from the coding sequence GTGTCTTGGAGGGGACGGGATGTCGTCTCGATAAGAGATTTCACTAGGAGAGATCTCGAAGAATTGTTTGATAAGACGAGGCAGATGGAGGCGCACGCCAGAGGTAGACTGGACTTGTTGAAGGGAAAGATATTGGCCGTGGCCTTTTTTGAGCCGTCAACTAGGACGCGCTTGAGCTTTGAGACAGCTATGAAGAGGTTGGGAGGGGACGTCATTGGCTTTTCGAGCGCCGAAGGGACAAGCGTGGAAAAGGGGGAGACGTTGGCCGACACAATAAGGATGCTCGACTCATATGCCGACGCCATAGTTATAAGACATAGGGCAGAGGGGGCGGCCAAGTTCGCGGCCGAGGTAGCTGAGGCGCCTGTAATAAACGCTGGAGATGGTGCTTTCAATCATCCAACTCAAGCTATGTTGGACCTATATACTATATGGCGAATTAAGGGGAGGGTGGACGGGCTGAGGGTGGGCATAATGGGAGACCTCAAATATGCAAGAACCGTGAACTCTCTCCTCGAGGGCCTAGCTCTGTTCGACGTCGATGTGTATCTGATATCGCCCGAGTTCCTAAGGCCTCGGCAAGAGACGCTGGATTATATAGAGTCGCGCGGCCTGAAGTACAAGCTGCTCGCCAAAGTTGAGGAGATCTTGCCCGATCTAGACGTCTTATATGTGGTAAGGATCCAGAAAGAGAGGTTCCTCGACCCCCTCGAGTACGAGAGAGTTAAGGGTAGTTATAAAGTGACAGCACATATGTTGAAGGGCGCCAAAGAGGATCTGATCGTCCTCCACCCGTTGCCGAGAGTGGACGAGTTAGATCCCTCTGTTGATAAGACAAGGCATGCCGCATATTTCAAACAGGCGGCATACGGCGTGCCCCTCAGAATGGCCCTCCTTAGCCTTATCTTGAGCTAG
- a CDS encoding DUF2250 domain-containing protein — MELSDLEKKILAHLYAFGPDTPSLIAHRLLGSAGWRPVVPVEDVERACAHLEELGLIERYKGSLKGKVTSSIKPWLKVKQRNPERKGSGIYYYLTKRGKQLGGYLYKEVFRNKARSS, encoded by the coding sequence ATGGAGCTGAGCGACTTAGAGAAGAAAATATTGGCGCACCTCTACGCCTTCGGCCCTGATACGCCCAGTTTAATCGCGCATAGGCTTTTAGGCTCGGCGGGTTGGCGGCCTGTGGTCCCTGTCGAAGATGTAGAGAGGGCTTGTGCACATCTAGAGGAGCTCGGCCTCATCGAGAGGTACAAGGGCTCGCTCAAGGGCAAGGTAACTTCGTCGATAAAGCCTTGGTTAAAAGTCAAACAGAGGAATCCAGAACGGAAGGGTTCCGGCATCTACTATTATCTGACCAAGAGGGGCAAACAATTGGGAGGATACCTCTATAAGGAAGTGTTCAGAAACAAGGCGCGTAGCTCCTAG
- a CDS encoding NAD(P)/FAD-dependent oxidoreductase, with translation MRVAVVGGGIAGVFTSYFLKKAGVEVLGFGGNLEYPLASLVLTMSMPDPRDIEMAKESLEVYKSIDAVEPVTSVDILPEGVDLSPLRRAGVKYTIVDRYEGLRLERGEVGVITTDYMIPIRRIVKRLRRELGFLDAEAKLAVDGGTVYIKARGKEIKADAVVLAAGASNADIARDIGLRLPFKPYSCYAALFLVPPRIRGLSIGDYVLGWYGRPGLGPFYIAGDGCGRAYSGPPKGYARKIGRLISRRAGWAVPIFAKSGVCEGSPTGGPLMGRVPYFDNLYVIGGLDGYGSMVGPALAKRLASAIVKGSTDEVIEEYDGYFDPCVERHDWGVFFSR, from the coding sequence ATGAGAGTTGCCGTGGTTGGAGGAGGTATAGCGGGCGTCTTCACGTCGTACTTCCTCAAGAAGGCCGGAGTTGAGGTACTGGGCTTTGGAGGCAACTTGGAGTACCCCCTTGCGTCGCTCGTGTTAACTATGTCTATGCCGGATCCGAGAGATATCGAGATGGCCAAAGAGAGCTTAGAAGTTTATAAGTCGATAGATGCGGTAGAGCCCGTTACGTCGGTTGACATATTGCCCGAGGGCGTAGACCTCAGCCCACTTAGGCGCGCCGGCGTTAAATACACTATAGTCGATCGATACGAGGGCTTGAGGCTGGAGCGGGGCGAGGTAGGCGTCATAACCACTGACTACATGATCCCCATACGTAGAATTGTAAAAAGGCTTAGGAGGGAGCTGGGGTTCCTCGACGCCGAGGCAAAGCTCGCTGTAGACGGAGGGACGGTCTATATAAAGGCCCGCGGCAAGGAGATAAAGGCCGACGCCGTCGTTTTGGCCGCCGGCGCAAGCAACGCCGACATTGCACGCGACATTGGCCTAAGGCTGCCGTTTAAGCCGTACTCATGCTATGCGGCGTTGTTCCTAGTGCCTCCGCGAATTAGAGGGCTGAGCATCGGCGACTATGTGCTAGGATGGTATGGGAGACCCGGGCTAGGGCCTTTCTATATAGCGGGAGATGGATGCGGCAGAGCCTACAGTGGCCCGCCGAAGGGATACGCCAGAAAAATAGGTAGACTTATATCGAGAAGGGCGGGTTGGGCGGTACCCATATTCGCAAAGTCTGGCGTCTGCGAGGGCTCGCCGACAGGCGGCCCTCTGATGGGCAGAGTGCCGTATTTCGATAACCTCTACGTAATAGGAGGACTAGACGGATACGGAAGCATGGTCGGACCTGCCTTGGCTAAGCGGCTTGCCTCGGCGATAGTCAAGGGAAGCACCGATGAAGTTATTGAGGAATACGATGGCTATTTTGACCCTTGCGTCGAGCGCCACGACTGGGGGGTCTTCTTCAGCCGATAA
- a CDS encoding carbamate kinase — translation MLIVIALGGNAFVRRGRPLDQEEHLYNIDKAAELVAKLVSDGHKIVVTHGNGPQVGLLDELQLKGGRRYFRLDALVAATQGLLGYFIANAIDKALGTYGRAVAVVTRVSVDPEDPSFKNPSKFIGPSYAKRDADLMAQKYGFIMREEVGRGWRRVVPSPEPMGVMEVEAVKRLLESGFVVIAAGGGGVPTHSHFGVEAVVDKDLASQVLANSLGADAFIILTDVDGVYLDYGTERQRKLERVSADELLKYYYEGRFEEGSMGPKVLAAARFVKNGGAWAAIGALDEGYYVFKRERGTIVERA, via the coding sequence ATGCTTATAGTCATAGCTCTAGGCGGCAACGCCTTCGTCAGACGGGGGCGCCCTCTCGATCAAGAGGAGCATCTATACAACATAGACAAGGCCGCCGAGTTGGTGGCCAAGTTAGTTAGCGATGGACACAAAATCGTTGTGACGCACGGCAACGGCCCCCAAGTCGGCTTGCTAGACGAGCTGCAGCTGAAAGGCGGACGGCGCTATTTTAGGCTTGATGCCCTCGTCGCGGCCACTCAGGGGCTCTTAGGCTATTTCATCGCAAACGCCATAGATAAAGCACTGGGAACCTACGGCAGAGCCGTTGCTGTAGTCACACGAGTTTCTGTAGATCCGGAAGATCCATCGTTCAAAAATCCGTCGAAGTTTATAGGGCCTTCCTACGCTAAACGAGACGCTGATCTAATGGCCCAGAAGTATGGATTCATAATGAGAGAGGAGGTCGGCCGCGGGTGGCGGAGAGTGGTGCCTTCACCTGAGCCCATGGGCGTTATGGAGGTGGAGGCCGTGAAGAGGTTGCTTGAGAGCGGCTTTGTAGTGATAGCGGCCGGAGGAGGCGGCGTGCCGACGCACAGCCATTTTGGCGTTGAGGCCGTAGTCGATAAAGACCTTGCAAGCCAAGTTTTAGCGAACTCCTTGGGCGCTGACGCGTTCATAATACTGACGGACGTTGACGGAGTGTACCTTGACTATGGCACGGAGAGGCAGCGCAAGCTCGAGAGAGTGTCGGCGGACGAACTATTGAAGTATTACTACGAGGGGCGCTTTGAGGAAGGCTCTATGGGCCCTAAAGTTCTCGCTGCAGCCCGGTTTGTTAAAAACGGAGGCGCTTGGGCAGCTATAGGGGCTTTAGATGAGGGATACTATGTGTTTAAGCGTGAGAGAGGCACGATCGTAGAGAGAGCTTAA
- the hisS gene encoding histidine--tRNA ligase, producing the protein MPGLEDFLRKPVRGMRDLAPDDFYPLKRMEELLSALAESFGYRRIETPAVEHFEVLSRKAGREIVNEIYYFRDKAGREVGLRFDMTVPVARVLSYKLEEPKPVRWYYFTKVWRYDEPQHGRYREFYQFGVELVGSESPRADAEVIALMSKALEAAGARSYEIRLNDRVGMDKILETMGIAAREEVLRILDKKGKVPEEELKALLKKAGLEDEKAEKLLELVSEPLPMGESAEFFSKYDERLGGKYAEIIKALEPYDVLDKMKLDLAIVRGLDYYTGTVFEAFVGEYKLAVGGGGRYDNLIELFSGIKTPALGFAIGVERLMEALNIGGSRPPLDYYIYPMTDEAYKVAVKLASMLREKGASVAVDLGELSLKEALEHAAKTAVKFFVIIGKKEIEKGVVKIRDMYRRTETEVELSRILRY; encoded by the coding sequence ATGCCGGGCCTCGAGGACTTCTTGAGAAAGCCGGTGCGCGGTATGCGCGATCTGGCGCCAGACGACTTCTATCCTCTGAAGAGGATGGAGGAGCTGCTCTCAGCTTTAGCCGAGAGCTTCGGCTATAGGCGCATTGAGACGCCCGCCGTCGAACACTTCGAGGTTTTGTCGAGGAAGGCCGGGCGCGAGATAGTCAACGAGATATACTACTTCAGAGACAAGGCCGGGCGCGAGGTCGGGCTACGTTTCGATATGACTGTGCCTGTGGCGAGGGTACTGTCGTACAAGTTGGAGGAGCCGAAGCCGGTGCGATGGTACTACTTTACTAAGGTCTGGCGATATGACGAGCCTCAACACGGCAGATATAGAGAGTTCTATCAGTTTGGCGTGGAGTTGGTCGGTTCTGAGAGCCCTCGCGCTGACGCTGAGGTAATCGCCCTCATGTCCAAAGCGCTTGAGGCCGCAGGCGCCAGGAGCTACGAGATTAGACTCAACGACCGCGTCGGCATGGATAAGATCTTAGAGACTATGGGCATAGCGGCCAGAGAAGAGGTGCTCCGCATACTTGACAAAAAGGGCAAGGTACCTGAGGAGGAGCTTAAAGCTCTGCTGAAGAAGGCCGGCTTGGAGGACGAAAAGGCCGAGAAACTGTTGGAGCTCGTCTCTGAGCCGTTGCCCATGGGCGAGTCGGCGGAATTTTTCTCAAAATACGATGAGAGACTTGGGGGCAAATACGCAGAGATCATCAAGGCGCTTGAGCCCTATGACGTATTAGACAAAATGAAGTTGGATCTCGCTATAGTGAGAGGCCTTGACTACTATACGGGCACTGTGTTCGAGGCATTCGTAGGCGAGTACAAGTTGGCCGTGGGAGGCGGAGGCAGATACGACAACCTCATAGAGCTGTTCAGCGGGATAAAGACACCGGCGTTGGGGTTCGCCATAGGCGTAGAGAGACTAATGGAGGCGTTGAACATAGGAGGGTCGAGGCCTCCGTTGGACTATTATATCTACCCGATGACGGACGAGGCATACAAAGTTGCAGTCAAATTGGCTAGCATGCTCAGAGAGAAGGGCGCCTCTGTGGCAGTGGATCTCGGCGAACTCTCTCTAAAGGAGGCCCTAGAACATGCTGCCAAGACGGCGGTCAAGTTCTTTGTGATAATAGGCAAAAAGGAGATCGAAAAGGGCGTCGTTAAAATAAGAGATATGTATAGACGCACTGAGACAGAGGTGGAGCTCTCCAGAATACTGCGCTATTAA
- a CDS encoding saccharopine dehydrogenase family protein, which yields MKTLIVGCGNIGKFISATLAEKGHEVVTVDVRGGDCPGIIKGDVGSVPLGSIDLAISALPGSVAYNVASYLLERGLDVIDVSYMPEDPLALGKVAERTGARYVPDAGVAPGLSNMLVGRMISEVKQLSSVKIYVGGVPKVPVGPLGYSITWSPHDLIEEYTRPARVVRNGRIESVDPLSDVETVKTPLGEMEAFYTDGLRTLLATIKVSNIFEKTLRWPGHLEKIKLLRDLGLMSDEPIEGVRPKQILAALLGRLKYDVPDVVYMRITGEAEGERVTFETLVEPSGGWSAMQRATGLTAISLVSVIKDLPPGVTPPEVIGMSNKLMPRILAFLKQNGINISVEKLTRSVL from the coding sequence ATGAAGACCTTGATAGTAGGTTGCGGCAATATCGGCAAGTTTATCTCTGCAACGCTAGCCGAGAAAGGGCATGAGGTCGTCACCGTGGACGTCAGAGGCGGGGACTGTCCGGGCATAATAAAGGGCGACGTGGGGTCTGTGCCGCTGGGCAGCATAGATCTGGCGATAAGCGCTTTGCCCGGCTCAGTGGCCTATAATGTAGCATCGTACCTTTTGGAGAGGGGTCTCGATGTTATAGACGTATCCTATATGCCCGAGGACCCCCTCGCTCTGGGTAAAGTCGCTGAGAGGACAGGCGCCCGCTACGTGCCTGACGCGGGCGTGGCGCCCGGCCTCTCGAATATGTTAGTTGGACGGATGATATCCGAAGTCAAACAATTAAGCTCTGTCAAGATCTATGTAGGCGGCGTGCCGAAAGTCCCGGTCGGCCCCCTTGGCTACTCCATTACGTGGAGCCCACACGACCTTATAGAGGAATATACCAGGCCCGCCAGAGTAGTCCGCAATGGGAGAATAGAATCGGTGGATCCTCTATCTGATGTAGAGACGGTTAAAACGCCACTGGGGGAGATGGAAGCGTTTTATACAGACGGGCTGAGAACCTTATTGGCGACTATAAAAGTGTCGAATATATTTGAGAAGACGCTTAGATGGCCTGGACATTTGGAGAAGATAAAACTGTTGAGGGATCTTGGGCTCATGTCCGATGAGCCCATCGAGGGCGTTAGACCAAAGCAGATCTTAGCGGCATTGTTGGGGAGACTTAAATACGATGTCCCCGACGTGGTTTATATGAGGATCACGGGCGAGGCTGAAGGCGAGCGCGTAACTTTCGAGACCCTCGTGGAGCCCTCCGGCGGTTGGTCCGCGATGCAGAGGGCGACTGGGCTGACTGCGATATCTTTAGTTTCGGTCATTAAGGATCTACCGCCTGGCGTCACTCCACCAGAGGTTATCGGGATGAGCAATAAACTTATGCCGAGGATACTGGCCTTCTTGAAACAGAACGGGATAAACATAAGCGTAGAGAAGTTGACAAGGTCTGTGCTATAA
- a CDS encoding DNA-binding protein → MTYALQRAGPIYRQTLERGKDRVIFEYGTINGVRISRLIEPSEMSVKSADVIMPFVEVTEHVAILADEEIERLNKLIGEFRKAFSLRALLIGPFVSPRTFYRPSEGKTELRPDGSNLVGVLSMLAYKSPDDFERLRSMFKKIGVKLAVGLTNKNILGGAVYIQGVRLPLSKLPCSLKMALTIGAAVASRPDILAVDNLDYCFNENVASVLAAFLEEQASRGQVIAEVHNPAIVEHFKAQYKSVVSVSL, encoded by the coding sequence ATGACGTACGCCCTACAGAGGGCCGGGCCTATATATAGGCAGACCCTCGAAAGAGGGAAAGATCGCGTTATCTTTGAATATGGCACGATAAACGGTGTACGCATAAGCAGACTTATAGAGCCTTCCGAGATGTCTGTGAAAAGCGCCGACGTGATTATGCCGTTCGTAGAGGTGACGGAGCACGTAGCGATACTTGCAGATGAGGAGATAGAGCGGCTGAATAAACTTATCGGAGAGTTCAGAAAGGCCTTCTCCCTGAGGGCGTTGCTCATAGGGCCCTTCGTGAGCCCACGCACGTTCTATCGTCCATCAGAGGGCAAGACCGAGCTCAGGCCGGACGGCAGCAACTTGGTCGGCGTATTGTCGATGTTGGCATATAAGAGTCCCGACGACTTTGAGAGATTGAGATCTATGTTCAAGAAAATCGGAGTCAAGCTCGCCGTAGGCTTAACTAACAAGAACATTCTGGGAGGTGCGGTTTACATCCAAGGAGTCAGGCTACCTCTGTCCAAATTGCCCTGTAGTCTCAAAATGGCGCTGACTATAGGCGCGGCCGTCGCGTCTAGACCAGATATCTTGGCCGTCGATAACTTAGATTATTGTTTCAACGAGAACGTAGCCTCTGTCTTGGCCGCGTTCCTCGAGGAGCAAGCCTCAAGGGGACAGGTCATAGCCGAAGTCCACAATCCGGCCATCGTAGAGCACTTCAAGGCCCAATATAAATCGGTGGTCTCAGTGTCGTTATAG
- a CDS encoding IS200/IS605 family accessory protein TnpB-related protein: MAVENLPREAPKNMISRIDGPVLRDRIYRVGFGGMLREIVRKARERGIPMIRVNPKGTSSSARGAGL; this comes from the coding sequence ATCGCCGTCGAAAATCTGCCGAGGGAAGCGCCGAAGAACATGATATCGAGAATAGACGGCCCAGTGCTTAGGGACAGAATATACCGAGTCGGCTTCGGAGGCATGCTGAGGGAGATTGTACGGAAGGCGAGGGAGAGGGGGATACCGATGATAAGGGTCAATCCCAAGGGCACCTCCTCCTCTGCCCGCGGTGCGGGCTTGTGA
- a CDS encoding RNA-binding domain-containing protein, translating into MSCIVTRISARAYCHATEDCNKVARAVSVVMPGPISTETMRGYHGNEIKLLSSEVEGCQAYDLFLKILKNLDYIELSIFKNSLNIFKNKIYMRFNKQKAFMGVLRFDTGDDVVIVEVRVPKNHFNAFIDLLNREYERARNIETKEQRR; encoded by the coding sequence GTGAGCTGTATTGTGACGCGCATAAGCGCCAGAGCCTACTGCCACGCCACAGAGGATTGCAACAAAGTAGCTCGCGCCGTGAGCGTCGTTATGCCGGGACCTATATCCACAGAGACCATGAGAGGGTATCACGGAAACGAGATCAAGCTACTGTCCTCCGAGGTTGAGGGATGTCAAGCATATGATTTATTTTTAAAAATATTAAAAAATCTAGACTATATTGAACTTTCTATATTTAAAAATAGTTTAAACATCTTTAAAAATAAAATATATATGAGATTTAATAAACAGAAGGCGTTTATGGGCGTATTGAGGTTCGATACAGGCGATGACGTAGTAATAGTGGAGGTCAGAGTTCCAAAGAATCATTTCAATGCTTTTATAGATTTGTTAAACAGGGAATATGAACGTGCTCGAAATATTGAGACAAAAGAGCAAAGGCGTTGA
- the psmA gene encoding archaeal proteasome endopeptidase complex subunit alpha, whose translation MFPPSMAGYDRAITIFSPEGKLYQVEYAGEAVKRGWPTVGVKCSSGVVLAAEKRKISQLFDPSSLEKIYIIDDHAAISPSGLLADARVLVDYARSVAMTHRFLYDEPIDIELLTKDICNLKQQYTQFGGARPFGVALLIAGVDKQGARLFQTDPGGVYLGYYATAIGAESTSIIEFLEKNYKYDIDIQQCIELALRALSTAMESVDADRIEVAFGDIQTKTMKKMTKEELSKYLEKIKK comes from the coding sequence ATGTTCCCGCCTTCAATGGCAGGCTACGACAGGGCGATAACGATATTCTCGCCCGAGGGCAAACTGTACCAAGTGGAGTACGCCGGAGAGGCCGTAAAGAGAGGTTGGCCAACAGTCGGCGTTAAGTGTTCGTCCGGCGTCGTTCTAGCCGCTGAGAAGCGCAAGATATCTCAGCTGTTCGATCCGTCCTCGCTCGAGAAGATATATATAATAGATGACCATGCTGCCATATCGCCGTCGGGTCTGTTGGCAGACGCAAGAGTTCTAGTAGACTATGCGAGGTCTGTGGCCATGACCCACAGATTCCTCTACGATGAGCCTATAGATATAGAGCTTTTGACCAAGGATATCTGCAACCTGAAGCAACAGTATACTCAATTCGGCGGGGCTAGACCATTCGGCGTAGCGCTCCTGATAGCAGGAGTCGACAAACAGGGGGCCCGGCTGTTCCAGACAGATCCAGGCGGAGTCTACCTAGGCTATTATGCCACTGCGATTGGTGCCGAGTCCACATCGATAATAGAATTCCTAGAGAAGAACTATAAATACGACATAGATATCCAACAATGTATAGAGTTGGCGCTTAGGGCGTTGAGCACCGCCATGGAGTCCGTAGATGCGGACAGGATCGAGGTCGCCTTCGGAGACATACAGACAAAGACTATGAAGAAGATGACAAAGGAAGAATTAAGCAAATATTTAGAAAAAATTAAAAAATAA